A region of the Dyadobacter sp. CECT 9275 genome:
TGATCAGAAGCCCGGTGCTTACTATCCCGAACCTGAGGTTTCGGCTGGCACTGCATGGCGTAGGATGAAAGATATGCTGGATAATGAATTGCCTCTCACGGAACCCGCTGCCCCCAGTGCAAACAGTTGGCTGAGCTATCTAAAAGTCATTCTGCCGGGAACAGTAATCCTTGGCGCGATTACCCTTTTTCTTTTGTCGGGGTCAGAAAAGAAAGACACAGGGTTAAAATCAGCAGTTCCACACCTGGGTGTCCTTTCACCGCTTAACGAAGCAATAAAAAAAGGTAATCCTGCGGAGCAGGCCTCCGGTAACAGGGCTGAGTCCCCGGAGTTTCCGGAAAAGAACCAACTGCCTGACATCCGCGCTGCTCTTCCTCCTGCCCGTTTGAAAAAGGCAGCCAGAGTTCCTGATGCGTCCGTGGAGCTATCCGCTTCCAGGCCCGCAAACAAATCGGAAGCTGTAAAAGAGTCTGGCCGGAATTCCTCTGATTCTGAATTTTCGCAAAGCACCGGAGAAAGCAGTAGCAAGGGTGAGAGGAACGATCGCACAGGAAACAGACAGTTTATGAACAAAAAAATCACTTCCCTGCTTCCTGCAGGAGCTTTCGACAGGACGGATATTTCAGCATCCCTTCAAAAGGGTGCAAATTTAGGAAGGGAACATTCGTATATACAAAATACCCCCGAAGCACTGGAACTGGCCGGGAATGGGCCTTTTTTCCGGAATAGATTAAAAGATCAGTTCGAAGCCATCCCAATTTCCGGAAGCAGCCCAAAAGCCATATTTTCCCCGAACGCAGTACGCTCCGAAAATAAGCTGAACCGTATTTTTAATAGCAGGAAACTCCTGAAACAGCTTCATGCAGGGGTACAGCTTACTCCTTCCCTTCCCTTAAACGGTTACAACAGATATTTTACCGGAACGGATGGATCCAAATCATTTTACACCCCGTTCATACCCGGAATTTGGGTAAGCAGGGAATTGAAAAACGGCAGTGAAGTACTGGTAAAGTTCAGTCCGTACAACCAGCATTTTGGCAACGATATACAACTGGCGTCTTTCAGGATCACCAAGCCGGACACTGCGGTAATAAATACCAATCTTTCGAAGATCATTGGAATGAGCGCGGGACTGCAGTACAACTATCAGATCGCCGGCAACTGGTCTGTTGGGATCGGAGCCAATATGGCCTGGCAAAGAAAAGCACTCCTGAATACCCTGACCACCAACGACAGCTCTGCCATTGTTACAAATGCTCTTTACGGCATCAACAAAAATGCAACAGACTGGAAATACCTCAGGTCCATATTGATTACCGGCAACACGGAAGTACTGTATTCCTGGCGGAATATTGCCCTGGGTGCGGGAATGATAATCCCTGTCAGCAGCGTCACAACAGGTCAAAAGAAAAGACCCGTGAACGGACAACTGTTATTGCGGTGGAGGATCCGGTGACAAACCGGGACATTGGTTCCAAGTAAAAGAGCCCGCTGGAAAATTTCCAGCGGGCTCCTTTACTTTAACAAAAAATATTATGCTTCTGCAACTGCCTCAACAGCAGGAGCTGCAACAGGTTCGATATGAACGTAAGAACGATTCGCACGGGTTTTACGGAAAACCACATTACCATCTACCAAAGCAAACAAGGTATGGTCACGGCCAATACCTACGTTATTACCCGGATTGTGTTTTGTTCCACGCTGACGAACGATGATACTTCCGGCTTTTGCCAGCTGACCACCAAATAATTTTACTCCAAGACGCTTACTTTCCGAATCACGTCCGTTTTTCGAGCTACCTACACCTTTCTTATGTGCCATGATATCTTAACTTTTAATGTAATGATCTGAATGAGATTAAGCTACGATTTCGTCAATGCTGATCCTTGTCAGATACTGACGGTGACCATTTTTAACTCTGTAACCTTTACGTCTTTTCTTTTTGAAGACGATCACTTTTTCACCTTTAAGGTGCTCTAAAACGGTTACTTTTACAGAAGCACCAGCTACTGTCGGTACTCCTACCTGTACCGTGCCTCCGTTGTCAACGAGAAGGACTTTGTCAAATACAAGTGCAGCGTTCACGTCACCTTCAAGCCTGTGCGTGAAGACTTCGCGACCCTTTTCAACTTTAAATTGCTGACCTGCGATTTCTACGATTGCGTACATTTTAATGAATTATGGATATATTATTCGAAAATGAGGTGCAAAGCTATTAATTTACTTGCAGATGTACAAGTACTTATCTGTTTTATTTATGAAGAAGAAACCCTAACAACCAATTAATTATTGATCAGGTCATCGTTAAAGTATGGCAACTTATTACCTTTATAACGGATATCTGAAAGGGCAACCTCCGGTTCAATTGAAGAATTAACAAACCTTAACAATACAAACGGTTACCTTTATGATAATTAACGTCCTGACGATAAAATGACTTATCCAGACAAAAAAATGAAAATCTATCTGTGGCTTTCAATTCTTTTTATCTCTACCGGCTTGACGGTTACGGATCATTCAGGCTCGTCCGGGATTTTAGGCGATCAGATCACACCAGGTTATCAGATCGGAGACGCGGTATCAAACTTTAGCCTTAAAAGCACAAAAGGCGGTAATGTTTCACTGAACGATTTTCTTTCAGCCAAAGGTCTTATCGTTGTTTTTACCAGCAACCATTGCCCTTTTTCCAAGGCCTATGAGGACCGCCTGCTTGGATTAAGTAATAAATTTGAATCACAGGGTTTCCGGGTTATAGCGATCAACCCAAGCGATCCGGGTATACATCAGGACGATTCTTTTGAAAAGATGAAGGAGCGCGCCAATACCAAAGCTTTTAATTTCACTTATCTCGCCGACGACAATCAGCAAGTGGCAAAGGCTTTCGGGGCGGCTCGCACACCGCAGGCTTTTGTTTTGCAAAAAAACGGAACGAAATTTATTCTCAGATATACCGGTATGATTGACGATAACCCCCAGGACCCGCAAGGTGTTAAGAAATTCTACGTCGATGAAGCGGTGGGTAACCTGCTGGAAGGGAAACCTGTGGTAACAACGGTCACCAAACCCATGGGATGTCCTATTAAATGGAAGAACTAAGTACTTACGCTCAATAATAATCTCAGATTCATGAAAAATTTCCTGTCCATTGTTTCTCTGCTCATGCTGTATGTCCCTATTGTATCAGGGCAGAGTAAGAACTTTACGGCAGAAGGCGAATTTACCAGTAATTGCGAAGGGCCTGCAGTTGATGCTGAGGGTAATGTGTATGCAGTTAATTTCGCCAGGGACGGTACAATTGCACAGGTATCTAAAAAAGGCAGAACCAGCTTTTTTGTTACACTTCCCAAAGGCAGTACAGGCAACGGCATTAGGTTTGGCGACAAAAACACATTTTACGTCGCAGATTTTACGGGTCATAATGTGCTGAAAGTAGACCTGGTTACAAAAGATATCAGTGTTTTTGCTAATGAGCCTAAAATGAACCAACCAAATGACCTGGCAATTACCAGGAGCGGCCATATCTTCTGTTCGGACCCCAACTGGAAAGAGAGTACCGGGCAGATCTGGCACGTTGGACCGGATGGTAAAACCAGCCTCGCTATCACCGGCCTGGGAACTACGAACGGAATAGAAGTAAGTCCCGACGAAAAAACATTGTATGTAAACGAAAGCGTGCAGAGAAATGTATGGGCTTTTGATCTGGCTCCGGATGGCAAGCTCAACAACAAGCGCCTGCTGCATCAGTTCGAGGATGGCGGCATGGACGGTATGCGTTGTGATATTCACGGAAATCTGTACATAGCAAGGCACGGAAAGGGTGAAGTGGCCGTACTATCGCCTCAGGGAAAGATAACCCATACCTATAAAACGATTGGAAAAAAAGTATCCAATATATGTTTTGGAGGAAAAAATGGCAAAACCGTATACATCACGCTTCAGGATCGTGGCTGCCTGGAAACGTTCAAAGTAAAAACCCCAGGCAGAGAATGGGCTATGATGAAAGCTTTTTCCGCAAAAAAATAATTCCGTGCCATCCAAACATTAAGTCCAACTAGATGAGCCAGCTTTATGAAAATAGGGTTGGTTTTATTTTGATATTTTTATTTACTTTGCAAAACAAAGTACTTTAACAATTCACTTATGAAGCCAAATTATCTTGTTCGCTATTTACAAAATAATCAGAAGGTAGCTTTGCTCGCGTTTGTATCTGCAGCAGCTGTTGCATTATTAATTTTCAGATTTATGCTAACGGGCATTCCTGATTTCATTTTTCTCACCTGGAATCTGTTTCTGGCGTGGGTGCCTTTATTCCTTATCAAATGGGTGTGGGAACAGGACAAATCCAACCGTTTACCTTTATGGCTGCTGACCGTATATCTGTCGGTCTGGCTGCTGTTCTTTCCTAACGCTCCCTATATCATCACGGACTTAAAGCACCTGAAAGCAGTGCCGGAAAATATGTTGTGGTATGACGCCATCATGATTTTCACCTTTGCCGTTGCGGGCTTTTTAACCGGGCTTTATTCCATCCGCATTGTTTTCCGTATTTTGACCTCCCGGTGGAGTCACCTGCTGGCTTGGACATCCATTACCTCGGCAATGGTACTGAGCGGCTTCGGGATATTCCTGGGACGCTACGGACGCTGGAACAGCTGGGATGTAGTGACCCAGCCCAGGGCACTTTTACATGGGATCATTCACAGTATCCAGGATCCTTTTGCAATTAAACACACACTTACCTTTTCGTTCGTGCTGATGTTGTTGTACTTTGCGTTCCATATTTTCGCAGAATTAAAACGCCATGAGTCGTCCCATAAATATTGGTAAAGCCCTGCGGAGTTTCCGTTATGCCGGAGCCGGATTGTACGCCCTGTTTCGTCATGAGAACAATGCACGCATTCATCTCATAGCAGCCCTACTGACGGTCGCGGCAGGCATTTTCTTTAATATATCCTCAACCGAGTGGGTTCTGGTGGTAATCCTGATCGGGCTTGTCTGGTCAGCGGAGGCAATCAATACCTCGCTTGAAAAGCTGGCGGACGTAGTTTCACCCGAATATCACCCCGCCATAAAAACAGTAAAAGATCTGGCAGCAGCTGGTGTGCTCATACTTGCAATAACGGCCGTCGTGGGCGGAGCTATCATTTTTATCCCCAAAGTATGCTTACAATTTAATTTTTAAAAACTCAGGAAACTTCATAATGGCAATTGATTTACAATCTTATTAATCATTTATGTCTTCACAACAGGAATCCTTACATACCCTGAGCGAGATCCGCGATCTCATGGAGCGTTCATCCAAATTCCTATCTCTGAGTGGCCTTAGCGGTGTTTTTGCTGGTATTTTCGCACTGGCAGGAGCGGGAATCGCTTACCTTCACTTCAAGACCAACTGGCTTACTGAGATTCTGATCCCCCTGGGGGCTTATCCCAAAACCTCCCGGAGAGAGATCATTTCCTTTCTGATGGTGGACGGCCTGCTGGTACTCATTCTGTCATTAGCCGTTGGTATTTTATTTACGGTCCGAAAAGCCAGACGCCGCGGACTTTCGGTTTGGAACGGGACCTCCAAAAGATTACTGCTGGCCATGCTCATTCCACTGGCAACCGGCGGGATATTTTGCTTGGCAATGCTCTACTATGGTTTCATCTGGCTTGTTTTTCCAGCCACTTTGCTATTCTATGGCCTGGCCCTGGTCAACGCCAGCAGGTTCACCTACCCCGAAGTTTTTTATCTGGGAATCTCTGAAATCGCGATTGGCTGCATCTCCCTTTTCCTAACCGGTTATTCCATTTTCTTCTGGGCTGCCGGTTTCGGTCTGCTACATATCCTTTACGGACTCACCATGCACAACAAATACGACCGTAAAAAGGGCTTGCCGTCTGGGCTTAAGACACCGCTTAAGATGTTGCTTCTGGGAATTGCGATATCGCTTACAACAAAAACAGCTTCGGCCCAGGTAAATCCGGATAGCCTGAAAAGCAAAGTTACCCGGTTATATGAAAAGGAAACGATTTATATGCTGGGCAGCAATACCTATGTCAAAAACAATATGCTGTATCGCGGGCAAAAAGCCCTGAGAAGTGAGTTTATGATTTCTCCCGGAGGTATGGATTTATACCTGAGGTCCCGGAGGAGTAAAAATATTTCTCTTGTAATATCCGTCGCAGGCTCAGCAGGCTCTGTCATTTCATTGATCAGCGGAGACCGTAATGCTTTGCGGAAATTCTTTTGGGTATCTCTGGGGACAGGTGTTGTATCGTCTGTACTCGGTATCCGTGCAAATAATTTAAGAGATCAGGCAGTTTGGCTTAGGAACCGGGATGCAATGGCTTTTAAAGAAGCCTATCAGTAATTCCCGCCTGAATTTATAACTTGCACCACATAATGGAATGGTTAGAAAAATTTAATAAGGTATTCGAAAGTAAAATAAGGCTGGGGCTGATGTCCGTTCTGGTGGTGAATGATGCTATGAGTTTTAATGAACTTAAAGAGCTCCTTCAGCTAACCGACGGAAATCTTGCATCTCATCTGAAGGCACTCGAGGAGACTGAATATATAGAAGTACAAAAACAATTTTTGGGGCGCAAACCACTCACTACCTACAAAGCTACCGAAACAGGCCATAAGGCATTCAGCGACCACCTGCATGTGCTTGAGAAGATGATCAGGCAAAATATGTGATTGCCCGGGGCAAAAAAAACGGGTAACGAAAGAAATCTCCCGCTACCCGCCTTCAAAAAAACCAGTGCATCAGAATTTGGTTGGCACCGAAAATCCTTCCTTGTCCCACTGAAAATCCAGTGAATTATCCTTTACAGTGAAAGTCATTTTCTCTGCCGAAGATGTATATTTTTTAGCAGGCACCGTTACCTTCAAAACATCCTTGCTTTTATTTTTTTCATAATCATAAGCACCAGACTGCCCCAGAACGCTGTTCAGAATAATAGACCATTCTTTCTCTCCCGGAATGGTGAACAGACTGTATGTACCCGCTTTCACACTTTTTCCAGCAAACTGTCCGTCTTTTTTAAAGGTGATTTCGGTGGAGGCATTCGCGCCGGTTCTCCATATTTTCCCATATTTTTCAAGGCTCTGAGACCCCTCAGGTCCAAATAAAACACGGTCTCTTTTGGATGGTTGCCCATAAGCAATGCTGATGTTTTTCCCATCGGTAGTTACCCTAGGGCTTTGAGAACATGCCCAGCTGAAAGCTGCCAGTGTTAGTAATAATGTCAAAAAAGAGGTTTTCATAGAAAGAATTTAATGAATTGGTTGGGTGAAATTTAACTTAAAATCCAACGAAATAAGAGATAGAAAAGTTGTAAATCAAGTCCGTTAGTTCAAATTTTGTACTTTTGGCTCCATACCTGAGATCACTTAACCCGAGTATCAGCTTGATTTTTTTTGATACAAAAATAGAATTCCTGAAAGGTGTAGGGCCGCAGAAAGCCGCTTTGCTTAACCAGGAGTTAAGTATATTCACTTTCGCAGATCTGCTTCAGCACTATCCCTTCCGGCACGAGGACCGTACCACTTTCCACAGGATATCAGGGCTGAATGAAGAGCTTGCGGCAGCACAGATTAAGGGGAGGCTCAGGGAATGGACCATCGTTGGCGAAGGAGGGAAAAAACGGCTTGTAGCTTACTTTACGGACGGCACCGGTATCCTGGAACTTGTGTGGTTCCAGAGTATATCCTGGTTTGAAAAAAACCTGAGGCCCAACTCAGAGTATATCGTGTACGGCAAACCGGTCTTTTTTGGAGGACGCTGGAGTATCACTCATCCCGAAATTGACCTTTTGACCAACGAAAATGAGGCAGGTGGTTATTGGCAGCCTATTTATCCACTTACAGAAAAACTTCGCAGGAAATTTATTGACAGTAAGGCCCTGGGTAAAATGATCCGCAGCCTGCTTGAAATTGCCCGGCCGCAGATCAGGGAAACACTGCCGGCGAATCTGGTTCAAAAATACCGGCTGATCTCTAAAATGGATGCCCTCTGGCATTTCCATATCCCTCAGAACGCGGCTTGGCTGCATCAGGCACAGCGCCGGTTGAAATTTGAAGAATTATTTTATAACCAGTTCAGGCTTATTAAAAACAAGCTTTTGCATAAAACCGAATTTCCGGGTATGGTATTCGGCAAAACTGCACTGGTGAAGGAATTTTATGACAATCATTTGCCCTTCCAACTGACAGGGGCGCAAGCAAGGGTTTTACGCGAAATCCATGCAGATCTGAAAACGGGCAGGCAAATGAACCGGCTGCTGCAAGGTGATGTGGGCTCGGGTAAAACAATTGTTGCCTTTATCACCATGCTTTTCGCGCTTGATAATGACGCCCAGGCCTGCCTGATGGCTCCCACAGAAATCCTTGCCGACCAGCATTTCCAGGGTCTCAAAAAGTTTGCCGAGCTGCTTGGTATTAATATAGGGAAGCTGACCGGTTCAACCAAAAAGAGAGAACGGGAGGGTATTCATGAACAGCTGCGCAATGGGGACATGCAGATTATCGTGGGCACTCACGCACTTATCGAAGACGTAGTGCAGTTCAACAATCTGGGATTGTGCATTATTGACGAGCAGCACCGGTTTGGAGTAGCGCAACGAGCCAAACTCTGGGCCAAAAATCCACGCATCAGCCCGCATATGCTGGTGATGACAGCCACACCTATCCCGCGTACCCTGGCCATGACGTTATACGGCGATCTGGATATCTCTGCCATTGACGAACTTCCTGCAGGAAGAAAACCGATCAAAACCTTACATCGTTATGACGCGCACCGGGCCTCTGTTTTTGGTTTCCTGAAAGAAGAAATTGCCAAAGGGCGCCAGATATACATGGTATATCCTCTGATTGAGGAATCAGAAAAAATGGACCTGAAGGATCTTATGGATGGTTTTGAAAGTGTATCCAGATCTTTCCCCGGCGTCCCGCTCAGTATCCTGCACGGTAAAATGAAAGCGCAGGACAAAGACTATGAAATGGGGCGTTTTGTGAGAAACGAAACCAAAATCATGGTTGCAACCACGGTTATTGAGGTGGGTGTAAATGTACCGAACGCGTCGGTGATGGTCATTGAAAATGCGGAGAGATTTGGCCTGTCCCAGCTACATCAGCTGCGCGGAAGGGTTGGGCGCGGCGCAGAACAATCGTACTGTATACTGATGACGAGTTTTAAAATCAGCAAGGATACGCGCCTCCGGATTGAAACTATGTGCAGGACAAATGATGGCTTTGAAATCTCGGAGGTAGATCTCCAGCTTCGCGGACCGGGTGACCTTTCGGGAACACAGCAAAGCGGCCTGACAGACCTGCTGGTTGCCAACCTTGCCCAGGACACTGAAATATTAAAAGCAGCGCGATCGTCGGCAGAGGAAATCCTCGATACCGACCCGAACCTGCTTCAGCCTGTTAACGCTCCCATACGCAGCCATCTGGAAAACCTGAGAAAAGAGGAAACAAACTGGAGCAGGATAAGTTGATAGACTAAGGCTTAATTTCCCTTATTTCTCCTTTGAATTCAAATGTCTGAGGCCTGGTCACATGCAACGCGGCTCCCAAGGATGTGGCGTAAGGGAGATCTGTTCCGTAAACTTTATGATTTGGGAAATTACGTGCAATTAAACGTGTAAAGATCTCGCTCCTGGCAAAACCTCCATCTATGTAAATGGATTGGACGTCGTCGATACCTACAAGCTGAAGGGATACCTTTAACAAATCCGTAAGTCCTTTGAGCAAATGATGATAGGCCGACTCTGCCGACGCAAACGCACTGACCTGCCATTCCTGAGGACTTGGCTCGGGAAAAGGGCCGTTTCCGGTCATACAAGCAGGATAAAACGGTGGGGTATCGGCCTTTAGAATTTCAGGATCAAAAGATACCTTTTTGTAAAAATCAGGCGCAACTCTGAAATACTCGGCAATACGCGCCGTCTGATAGTCGTGCTCGCGCCCCAGGAATAACCGCGAAGCAGTAACACCGCTTCCCTCGGGTGTGAGGTAATTCATACAATCCCTCTCCAGCTGATAGGAAGTTAATGGCTTGGCAGAGAAAGAATTGAAATTAATACACCACGTTCCTGTAGACAATAGTACAAAGGGTTTCTTGACAGCCATACGGTAAGGTACCAAAGCAGAGGAACTGTCGTGCAAACCAAAACCAGATTGAATACCTTTGTCCTCGTGCCGGTAAATAAATGAAGAAGAAGCCAGAACCGGCGCCAGCTTTTTATGGATCCCTTCGGCTTTTACCCATTCGTGATAATCCCACATTTCAAAACTCCAGAGTGCCGTGTGGCAGCCCAGTGAGGTGTAATCACTGACCTTTCTTCCTGTAAGCAAAAACAAAATATATTGCGGCAAGTGCAGCGTGGTGGCTATGTGGGCGTAAACCTCTGGGCGGGTGTACTTTAGCCAATACATCTGCATGCCCGAATTAAGCATCCCCATAGACGGTGAGCCAGTTTGCAACGACAACCGCGTAGGATCACCATAGGTACTGTAAAATTGGGTTAAAAGCTCTGCAGGAAAAGGTTTCAGATAAGAGTAGAGCGGGGTTAATGGCTTGTTGGAGGCGTCCAGATGAACCAGACTAGCTCCATAAGCTGCTACGTTTACCGCCTTAATGTCGTATTTTGGATTGTTCAGCAAATCAGCCCAACGGTTCTTTACCCAGTTGGTGAGCAGTTCAATATCTTCTGTGGGAAAACCATCCTCGTCCGTAGTTTCAGGAAGCGACTCGGAAAACTCTTCTATTATTTCGTAGTTTTCATCAAAGAGAACATACTTTTTATTGGTCCGGCCAATATCAAAAACCGCTGTTACTTTCATTATTTATGTACGCTATTCACCTTTTAATCCCAAAATATATTTTTCGGTTAATATAGTGACTTTACTTTACAACCGGCACCCTTATGGTCAATTTTTACTAATTATTACTCTATTTTGATCCAACAACGCACTTATGCCTGATCAAGGACAGGCTTAATCACTTTAATCCAGCGGCGGTATCCCTCTTCGTTCATGTGCAGGCTATCTTTGAGAAAAATACTTCCGTCGGGTCGTCCATCTTTCAGCATCACGGGCCACACATCAATGTACTCATGTTTCTTATCGGTTCTGATAAAATCCCGGATGAGTTTATTCGCTTTTAGTGTTTCATCTTTCCGGTTCCAGCGCGAAGGCGATGGTTTCAGCGAAATACCGTAAATCTTTGCCTGGGGCTCATTTTCATGAATCATTTTAGTCAGGGTAACGTAAGCATCCCTCACTTGTTCAGGTGTTTTTGTTTTTTTACCGAACATATCGTTTTCACAATAAATCACCACTACTCTTGGCTTATATTTAAATATCGTCCGATCTGCATAATGAATAACCTCCGGAAGTGTTGACCCGCCAAAACCACGGTTGATAATCGGCAGCGGAGCCAGGTCCTGCGCAGCGCTCTGCCATTTAGTAAAGGATGAACTTCCGGTAAAAACGATACCTCCCGGTGCCGGCATTTTTTCCGCATCCTGTTTTTCAAAAACTTTAATAGCTGCTTCAAAGCGATCAACAGCATAGTCAGGTTCCCAGGGAGCGTCCAACAAGGTATAATTGGGTTTATGGCAACCCAAGAAGGCAATGAAGGCCAGGAAATAGATATATCTTTTCATCACAAAAAATTGGATATACCTATAAGAAGGCATATCCGCGAGGTTTTTAATGTTGAACAGGGAATTATATTCATCGCTTAACTTCAGTAAATGACCTCATTTACATTTATCCTGGATTTACAGATCACAAAAAAAGAGACGACAACGTGCCGTCTCTAAGTATTACCTATACCAAATTTAACCTAACTAACTATCTTGATCGCGGTACGGGTAGGATTAGAAAACACCTATCCAGCTACCGTTCTGATAATATTGTAAAAGTCTTTGCTGCATCAGAAATGCATATTTTGACTTGATGGCGTTCGCCTGCGCTTTCGCCAGGTTCGCCTTCGCCAGTGCGTATTCGAAAATATTGGCTGTTCCTGCGTTCAGTTTGCTTTCAACGAAAGTG
Encoded here:
- the rpmA gene encoding 50S ribosomal protein L27, which gives rise to MAHKKGVGSSKNGRDSESKRLGVKLFGGQLAKAGSIIVRQRGTKHNPGNNVGIGRDHTLFALVDGNVVFRKTRANRSYVHIEPVAAPAVEAVAEA
- the rplU gene encoding 50S ribosomal protein L21, whose product is MYAIVEIAGQQFKVEKGREVFTHRLEGDVNAALVFDKVLLVDNGGTVQVGVPTVAGASVKVTVLEHLKGEKVIVFKKKRRKGYRVKNGHRQYLTRISIDEIVA
- a CDS encoding thioredoxin family protein; amino-acid sequence: MKIYLWLSILFISTGLTVTDHSGSSGILGDQITPGYQIGDAVSNFSLKSTKGGNVSLNDFLSAKGLIVVFTSNHCPFSKAYEDRLLGLSNKFESQGFRVIAINPSDPGIHQDDSFEKMKERANTKAFNFTYLADDNQQVAKAFGAARTPQAFVLQKNGTKFILRYTGMIDDNPQDPQGVKKFYVDEAVGNLLEGKPVVTTVTKPMGCPIKWKN
- a CDS encoding SMP-30/gluconolactonase/LRE family protein; this translates as MKNFLSIVSLLMLYVPIVSGQSKNFTAEGEFTSNCEGPAVDAEGNVYAVNFARDGTIAQVSKKGRTSFFVTLPKGSTGNGIRFGDKNTFYVADFTGHNVLKVDLVTKDISVFANEPKMNQPNDLAITRSGHIFCSDPNWKESTGQIWHVGPDGKTSLAITGLGTTNGIEVSPDEKTLYVNESVQRNVWAFDLAPDGKLNNKRLLHQFEDGGMDGMRCDIHGNLYIARHGKGEVAVLSPQGKITHTYKTIGKKVSNICFGGKNGKTVYITLQDRGCLETFKVKTPGREWAMMKAFSAKK
- a CDS encoding DUF1361 domain-containing protein — encoded protein: MKPNYLVRYLQNNQKVALLAFVSAAAVALLIFRFMLTGIPDFIFLTWNLFLAWVPLFLIKWVWEQDKSNRLPLWLLTVYLSVWLLFFPNAPYIITDLKHLKAVPENMLWYDAIMIFTFAVAGFLTGLYSIRIVFRILTSRWSHLLAWTSITSAMVLSGFGIFLGRYGRWNSWDVVTQPRALLHGIIHSIQDPFAIKHTLTFSFVLMLLYFAFHIFAELKRHESSHKYW
- a CDS encoding diacylglycerol kinase family protein produces the protein MSRPINIGKALRSFRYAGAGLYALFRHENNARIHLIAALLTVAAGIFFNISSTEWVLVVILIGLVWSAEAINTSLEKLADVVSPEYHPAIKTVKDLAAAGVLILAITAVVGGAIIFIPKVCLQFNF
- a CDS encoding winged helix-turn-helix domain-containing protein, producing MEWLEKFNKVFESKIRLGLMSVLVVNDAMSFNELKELLQLTDGNLASHLKALEETEYIEVQKQFLGRKPLTTYKATETGHKAFSDHLHVLEKMIRQNM
- a CDS encoding DUF2911 domain-containing protein — encoded protein: MKTSFLTLLLTLAAFSWACSQSPRVTTDGKNISIAYGQPSKRDRVLFGPEGSQSLEKYGKIWRTGANASTEITFKKDGQFAGKSVKAGTYSLFTIPGEKEWSIILNSVLGQSGAYDYEKNKSKDVLKVTVPAKKYTSSAEKMTFTVKDNSLDFQWDKEGFSVPTKF
- the recG gene encoding ATP-dependent DNA helicase RecG is translated as MIFFDTKIEFLKGVGPQKAALLNQELSIFTFADLLQHYPFRHEDRTTFHRISGLNEELAAAQIKGRLREWTIVGEGGKKRLVAYFTDGTGILELVWFQSISWFEKNLRPNSEYIVYGKPVFFGGRWSITHPEIDLLTNENEAGGYWQPIYPLTEKLRRKFIDSKALGKMIRSLLEIARPQIRETLPANLVQKYRLISKMDALWHFHIPQNAAWLHQAQRRLKFEELFYNQFRLIKNKLLHKTEFPGMVFGKTALVKEFYDNHLPFQLTGAQARVLREIHADLKTGRQMNRLLQGDVGSGKTIVAFITMLFALDNDAQACLMAPTEILADQHFQGLKKFAELLGINIGKLTGSTKKREREGIHEQLRNGDMQIIVGTHALIEDVVQFNNLGLCIIDEQHRFGVAQRAKLWAKNPRISPHMLVMTATPIPRTLAMTLYGDLDISAIDELPAGRKPIKTLHRYDAHRASVFGFLKEEIAKGRQIYMVYPLIEESEKMDLKDLMDGFESVSRSFPGVPLSILHGKMKAQDKDYEMGRFVRNETKIMVATTVIEVGVNVPNASVMVIENAERFGLSQLHQLRGRVGRGAEQSYCILMTSFKISKDTRLRIETMCRTNDGFEISEVDLQLRGPGDLSGTQQSGLTDLLVANLAQDTEILKAARSSAEEILDTDPNLLQPVNAPIRSHLENLRKEETNWSRIS
- a CDS encoding FGGY-family carbohydrate kinase, whose product is MKVTAVFDIGRTNKKYVLFDENYEIIEEFSESLPETTDEDGFPTEDIELLTNWVKNRWADLLNNPKYDIKAVNVAAYGASLVHLDASNKPLTPLYSYLKPFPAELLTQFYSTYGDPTRLSLQTGSPSMGMLNSGMQMYWLKYTRPEVYAHIATTLHLPQYILFLLTGRKVSDYTSLGCHTALWSFEMWDYHEWVKAEGIHKKLAPVLASSSFIYRHEDKGIQSGFGLHDSSSALVPYRMAVKKPFVLLSTGTWCINFNSFSAKPLTSYQLERDCMNYLTPEGSGVTASRLFLGREHDYQTARIAEYFRVAPDFYKKVSFDPEILKADTPPFYPACMTGNGPFPEPSPQEWQVSAFASAESAYHHLLKGLTDLLKVSLQLVGIDDVQSIYIDGGFARSEIFTRLIARNFPNHKVYGTDLPYATSLGAALHVTRPQTFEFKGEIREIKP
- a CDS encoding GDSL-type esterase/lipase family protein translates to MKRYIYFLAFIAFLGCHKPNYTLLDAPWEPDYAVDRFEAAIKVFEKQDAEKMPAPGGIVFTGSSSFTKWQSAAQDLAPLPIINRGFGGSTLPEVIHYADRTIFKYKPRVVVIYCENDMFGKKTKTPEQVRDAYVTLTKMIHENEPQAKIYGISLKPSPSRWNRKDETLKANKLIRDFIRTDKKHEYIDVWPVMLKDGRPDGSIFLKDSLHMNEEGYRRWIKVIKPVLDQA